Sequence from the Festucalex cinctus isolate MCC-2025b chromosome 21, RoL_Fcin_1.0, whole genome shotgun sequence genome:
TTCGATTTAGAGATTTACATGCAGCCCAAGTTCACTAGAAGCCTTAAAAACAGGGGTGTTGGGGTGGGCGggttaaaatgctcaatttgTGCCCTTGTCTCCTCTTGGATTGTTTGCActagaaaaatgacaaatgaagaAAGTACTTTTCAATCAGCGAAGACTTTCAGCAGTCAAACGTACGCATAGAAAGTGTTTCTATGCAACCCGAACGAGACAAACGCAAAAAGACTCACACCACAACTGCCTGCCTGCCTATGAGACAGTTCATAACTTCGGAACCActaatgtaattgtttttttgttttttgttttttatgatttCCAGAGTTTAATTTAAATATGACACAGTGCTCTTTATATGTTTTATAatattattttgtatataatGCATATTTATAAGGACCAAACTTCTGAGGAATAAACTTTGTGAAACTGTTTTAAGATATTTGAGGTGTTTGATGCTCACATGTGCTTTGTGTTTATTGCTTGTCTGTGGAGGATCAATTTTAATGACCACCAGAATCAGGAATAAACGCGACCGGGCTTGTGAATGTGGAATCCAGCTGCGCATCACATCACATGCTAAGATTTGTTGGGACATGGAGGGGAGACACAAAGCAAAGACTCCCACTCTCCGTCCCTCCTCATTTCCTGACTGCCGCATCACTACTTTGAGTAATTCCTGGAAACGCCTTTGGCTCTCGTCCCACCCTGTGTTCTCTCCGCGGACCCCTCAAATTGGCTTGAAATTCAAATCCGTTTCCATGGAGACCAGGCTCCCTCGAGCTGAAAACGGTGAAACAAAGCCCGGCCCCACCTCTCGTAATGCTCTCACGCACGCGTCACCCCGAAAACAGATGCTGCAAAGGGGGATAGAATtggggggaataaaaaaaaaaaaaaacagcagcataTGCCAGATCTCAAGCACCCATAAAATAACACACGCTTATGAATGCACACTCCCCAACTGGCGGCCTCCCCCTCCAGGGTTAAGAGTGATATTTTACTACCGGCTTCTGTACCACCCACTCTGGGGCAAACAAAGCTGGGTGGAGAGGGCCTGGCACTGGGGGTGTCCCCTCACCAGAGGGGAAGGGGCGAAGGGGCGGGCTTTACACCAGATGGGAGGCAGCGCATGTTCCATAAATCCTCCGTAATAACAAAAACATCTCTGTTTTGTGTACTCTGACATTTGGGAATATATTGAGTGTCCTATGAATACATTTCACCGTCCAATTCAGCCAATAGGATGTCAAATTTGGTCAAGGGAGGTTCCTAATGCAGCAAGAAGCTAATGTTGCAGTTTACGTTGTAAACTTGGGCAGTTAATTCATTTCATGTTCATATGTCAGCACAGttagttttgtttatgttttattaatttttttttagcagttttTGAAGTTCAAAACATGACCACACTGACATTATTACTCATGTTAAATTATCGAGTCAGAAATGGgatttgtctgaaaaattaattaattagtttaattaattaatgccgAAAAACCCagatgtttttatccatctcaggggtgggtattttgccacttgctgtcaactgaaaatgacatttgttCCGGGCtccggtaacaaccaatcacagctcagcgccAGAAAATCAGCCGTAAAGTGTGAGCCTTAAGTGGCAAAACGGCCGCCTCTATGATGGATGAAAACAGGTGCTTAacccatattccacaaatgcaatattaattttaaaaaaaaatgtcatgtttcgaATAGTGGGGCAACATACAACATTATTGTAACAAAAAATTTTGCGTTGACTTTCTCTTTCCGActgagtcaaaaaaaaataataaaatcatcctGACAAATAACATGATGACATAATGACATctgtctagttttatactcaagttgtgttatttctttttaccattcacggtctgtgtttccaaactggtccccattgtagagtgacgtcacttgtagtccgtcagtGAAGTCGGcgtcgttttttttcaccaactttgcaagtgggatttccgagttcaagggggtgttcccgtgcacacttcctggtttgaactctgaaaaatacgacttccgaccatcctcgaatgcagcagaaAATccctaaaaaaacacacacaaaaaaacaggacGCAAATAAACTAAAACGAAACATAGCTTAACAACCCGACTCTGAAACACGCCGGACCAAGTACTGGTGTATAGGCTACACATAACttactttttccccctcataTTCTTCTCCTCTGGTCCTTTGTAAATAAGtgtcacaaaaatacaaaacatgctttatgCTCACTGATCTGAAATCTCAGGAAAATTGCTGATGTATAACATGGTGATGGCTTACATAAACATCAGGTTTTCACCCAAATCTTGAGGTTCCACAACAGTCCACATCTACACACGCACCATCACACAGCCATCGTCGCACACAACACTGCCAGGCAATTTCATTGTATTATAATCACAGCATCCTGTTTGTGACTCGCTGACATCAGTTCCTGTTTCCTctttgattaaaacaaaaaaataataaaataaatatgcagaGCATGCCGGCAAGGGCCGACTGATTTTCTCAcgcacaagttttttttccccttctccccaGGAAGCGACAGTGCAAACAGGCAGACTAATTAACTCCTGTTGTGAAGGGGGAATCTGACGCTGTGCATAAGTAGAAGTCTCATCAATTATCACTAGGTGTCAGTAATGAGcccatgcactttttttttctttttgttttttatacaagCTGTGCATGTTTTTCTTGGAGCATTATCATCTTTACAAATGCAAAGTTGTGATTCAACCCTTGGAATGGATCTCAAGTGTCCAGTGAGCGAGTGTGCATTAAAGCTCAGACTAGACATCAAACgggtcacacacacatactaataatttagcatgctaaacccctgggcattatcttattttgaaatgacttggtcagaaccatcaaaaagcccaaaacgggtcacaataacgcCTAAGGGAATATATAATTTAGGAAATGTTCTTCCACTTTCCAGTCAAAGTCAGCAAAGAACTGAGTTTACAAAATATTATCCTAAATGAATCTCTCTTTCAATATGTATAGGATGTTTCCTATACTTCCAATGTGTCAGATGCTGACATACTAAATGAACATCTCACACATCATGGACATGGGACAACCAGTAGAAGTTTTGTGGTGGGCATCTTGTTTTTCTAGTTAGGACGAAAGCTTTCAAGGCTTACCTCGGGAGTGCATTTGgtctaaatatgttttaattacAGTGGCTTAATGATAGGCCATGCtgcagtggttattttgcaAAGACCCAGCAGACTTCAAGGGCCCAAAAAAATCTGCCCCATTAATGTTTGTAAACTGATTAACCATCCAAAGTCCATGGAATGTAGGCAAATAATTCAGAAGTTTCGGAGAGACAACAAAAAAGGCAACTGTAGTTAGGAGGCTATAAATATTTGATTGCTAATACACCTCTGAGCCAGTAACTGTAGCTAGTGCAAAgtgcttggatttttttttattttttttttattaacagtaCAAGATTTTAATCATGGCCCTAACATTAGTTATCTGGGGTTAACTTTTGTACAACACTAGTGTCAACAAGGTATTATTCCTTTCATAcaatgttcattttattttggttgTACAGTACTGCTGCAATTGCATCATCTCCAGGTTTGGTAAATGTATACCTCTCTATCAATTAAACACTTATCTTTGTAAATGCaaagttttgatttttgattagaTTAGAATGAAATGCATTACTGATAAATGTCCAGTCAATTTCACTGCTGACCACCAATAAAAGGCCCCAAGTGCCTGTTGgatgctaaaaataaaacatttttatttttttttatttaatatgtcTATGTTCTGCAGCTTAATGTCTACAAAACAAATCTGATGCAATGTCTCAGTGTGTTGCTTGCAGTGCTCTGAAACGTTGAGAAAATCTTGCATCAGCCGCACAAAACAGTCATGCAGCCAGAGTGACAGCGCAGTTAGGCAATCATACTTCGAATTACCTTGAGTGACAGCTTATTAGCCAATAACGTTAGGCCGGAGGGCGTCGCTTGCGCAAATAATTTCAACCTATAAGATCTCGGATTTGGTCGAAGGCCAGTCCAATTTCAGCACTAAGGAAGATGATTGGGTACACTTCAAAAGCGATGTGACTATAGTCATTGTTATTGGTTTGAATGGTAACCTACCCCGCCTACACATGCTGACGTGTATAAAAACGCGAGTGCGCCTTCGTGAGGCGGTCGACTGTCGAGAAAACGCCGTCGGACAAGACAGAATACCCGAGACGAAGATTTCCGATAACTTACCATTATTTAAATTATCACTAGGTGCGTCTTTAATTTTGCATGAAGCCGGCTGATCAGCTGGCCGAAAGCgcttgactttatttttttgttcgacGCGTCGTTAGGCCCCGAGTGGCTAGCGCTACCATGGATTTTTAAAAGGCACTATGCGGCAACTGTAAATGCAAATGGCCATGCATCGGCAAAACCCTCTGCGCACCCGCGTCCTCGCAACTGCCAAGCAGTTGGGCTCCAGTACCGCTCGCGGTATACCATCGAGCCAACCGGTACCGCTGTTGCTGGACCGGAGGAAGCTAACGTTTGTAGCCAGCTAGTTTAGCGCGAAGCCTGTAGCGATTCCATCCATACATCGTCTTGTTCGTAAACGTCGTGCATAAACAAGCAAAATGAAGCCTCAAGACATTCTGGCCGCcaagagcagcagcagcagcctgtgGATCTTCGGCTACGGCTCGCTGGTGTGGAGGCCTGACTTCAAGTACAAGCAGAGCAAAGTGGGCTACATTCGAGGCTACAAAAGACGTTTCTGGCACGGTGACAACTTCCACCGCGGCAACGACGAGTTTGTAAGTCTTAAtttcatataatttttttttgtgcatttttttctcaagggCGTTGTCTAATGTGAAACTTTTCTCTCTACAGCCCGGAAGAGTGGTGACGTTGATTCCAGAGGATGACGTAAGTAGCCATACTTCCGCTTGCATGGCCATATATGGTAGTGCTACCATTTGTGGGGACAGAAAATTCTATTTTGATGCCTCAACTAGCTTGACGTTACTTtctaaaaatcaatttaatataCCAATACAACAATATGCAGCAAACTTGGTTTATAATTTAAGCCTCAAAATTCCTCTCCCACATACTCGTAgtcatttaaacacaaaaacaggagggaaaaaagCCACACTTTGGTAGCTATAGAATATAAAAACTTATGCCTAAAGTTACCCTtgacacattttaattaaaacatatgAACACAAATTACATGCATAAAGTGcatcaaaataattattaaaaacccTTCTATTGAGATTTTCCTAGAAACTTTTTCCTCACAACACTAAAAGTTTAGACAGAAAAAGCTGTGCTATACCAAACTGCTAatccgttaaaaaaaatgggggggggggggggttaacatCTGTATTTGACGGTGTTGTCTTCACATTCCAGGCAAGCACATGGGGCGTGGCCTTCGAGGTGTGCGGCGCCCAGGTGAAGGAGGCCCTCGAGTACCTGAACGTGCGCGAGGCGGTGCGTGGCGGCTACGTCACCGAGGTGGTGGCCTTCCACCCAGATGAGGGCGGCCCCTCGGTGCCGGCGCTCCTGTATATCGCCACCGCCGACAACCCCCTGTACCTGGGGCCCGCCGCGCCGGAAGAGATCGGCGCCCGCATCGCCGTGTGCGAGGGCCGCACGGGCCACAACCTGGAGT
This genomic interval carries:
- the chac1 gene encoding glutathione-specific gamma-glutamylcyclotransferase 1; this translates as MKPQDILAAKSSSSSLWIFGYGSLVWRPDFKYKQSKVGYIRGYKRRFWHGDNFHRGNDEFPGRVVTLIPEDDASTWGVAFEVCGAQVKEALEYLNVREAVRGGYVTEVVAFHPDEGGPSVPALLYIATADNPLYLGPAAPEEIGARIAVCEGRTGHNLEYLLRLAAFMRTSCPHVHDQHLFAVEAAALTTVSYLLEAQ